From the Candidatus Zixiibacteriota bacterium genome, one window contains:
- a CDS encoding bacteriohemerythrin: MLTIPLTKHGGRMALVSWNSSFEIGIEHIDNQHKRIVELLNKLQETLNQGVVGRELGEVLAGLVDYTRTHFADEEEFMRKIEFPEYDHHKKLHDRLTEQVVAILVKLKKGGNVNVRELMSFLKRWLIEHIVREDKKIALSKNVKITAPVQ; this comes from the coding sequence ATGCTGACGATACCTCTAACAAAGCATGGAGGTCGGATGGCATTGGTGAGTTGGAACTCGTCATTTGAAATCGGAATCGAACATATAGATAACCAGCACAAGCGGATTGTCGAGCTTCTCAATAAACTTCAGGAAACGCTCAACCAGGGCGTTGTCGGCCGTGAGCTGGGCGAGGTTTTAGCCGGGCTGGTCGATTACACCAGGACCCATTTTGCCGACGAAGAAGAATTCATGCGCAAGATCGAATTTCCCGAATACGACCATCACAAGAAACTGCACGATCGCCTGACCGAACAGGTGGTGGCGATTCTGGTCAAGCTCAAGAAGGGCGGAAATGTAAATGTACGCGAGCTGATGTCGTTTCTCAAGCGCTGGCTGATCGAACATATCGTCCGCGAAGACAAAAAGATCGCACTCTCCAAAAATGTGAAAATCACTGCACCCGTTCAGTAA
- a CDS encoding aldo/keto reductase, with amino-acid sequence MRYKLLGNSGLRVSELCLGTMTFGTDWEWGADKDESKKIFDIFAEAGGNFLDTANMYTNGTSEKFVGEFIVTDRDRFVVATKYTLSMQKDDTNASGNHRKNLKRSVEASLERLNTDYIDLLWVHAWDYTTPVAELMRALDDLVRQGKVLYLGISDTPAWVVARANMLAEERGLTPFSALQVKYSLLERTVERELMPMARELDLAVTPWSVIGGGVLSGKYTKSGSEIQAKDSKRVATRDDIPERDMEIAAVVQKIADEKHASPVQVAVNWTRQQPGLIIPLIGARTAEQVNDWLGCLDFTLDYSDLRRLDEVSRIDLGFPHEFLKNDHILKLVYGDNYDKIDNHHFKS; translated from the coding sequence ATGCGTTACAAATTACTTGGAAACAGCGGGCTGCGTGTCTCGGAATTGTGCCTGGGGACGATGACTTTCGGTACTGACTGGGAGTGGGGTGCTGATAAAGACGAAAGCAAAAAGATCTTCGACATCTTCGCCGAAGCTGGCGGGAATTTCCTCGATACAGCAAATATGTACACCAACGGCACTTCCGAAAAGTTCGTGGGTGAATTTATTGTCACCGACCGTGACCGTTTCGTGGTCGCGACAAAATACACGCTTTCAATGCAGAAAGATGACACCAACGCCAGCGGAAATCATCGTAAAAACCTCAAGCGCTCGGTCGAAGCCAGCCTCGAACGTCTCAACACCGATTATATCGATCTGCTGTGGGTGCATGCCTGGGATTACACCACGCCGGTGGCAGAGTTGATGCGTGCTCTGGATGACCTGGTGCGTCAGGGCAAGGTGCTCTATTTGGGCATCTCCGACACTCCCGCCTGGGTGGTGGCACGGGCAAATATGCTGGCTGAAGAACGGGGATTGACACCTTTTTCCGCCCTGCAGGTAAAGTACAGCCTTCTGGAACGGACAGTTGAACGCGAACTTATGCCGATGGCGCGCGAACTGGATCTGGCGGTGACACCCTGGTCTGTGATCGGCGGAGGTGTGCTGAGCGGAAAGTATACCAAATCCGGCAGTGAAATTCAGGCTAAAGATTCCAAGCGAGTGGCTACTCGCGATGATATCCCGGAGCGCGATATGGAAATCGCGGCCGTGGTGCAGAAGATCGCCGATGAAAAGCATGCCAGCCCGGTCCAGGTGGCGGTCAACTGGACCCGTCAGCAACCCGGTCTGATCATTCCGCTGATCGGCGCGCGAACCGCCGAGCAGGTCAATGACTGGCTGGGATGCCTTGATTTTACATTGGATTACAGTGATCTCCGTCGACTCGATGAGGTCAGCAGAATTGATTTGGGTTTTCCGCACGAGTTTCTCAAAAACGATCATATCCTCAAGCTGGTCTACGGCGACAACTATGATAAGATCGACAATCACCATTTCAAATCCTGA
- a CDS encoding tryptophan-rich sensory protein: MNFDQKTRSRLFRSILGLLLWLTVCYSIAFWGMQYPIGQWYEELKKPPLTPPGIVFAPVWTVLYTLMAVAAWRIWHKYRFHRAPYALLAFLFQLFLNGMWSYLFFGKQSPGFALIDLVLLWLAILTTIILFWKRSQLSALLMIPYLAWVSFAGYLNFSVWYLNR; encoded by the coding sequence ATGAACTTTGATCAAAAAACCCGCTCAAGACTGTTCAGATCAATTTTGGGATTATTGTTGTGGCTGACAGTCTGCTATTCGATCGCATTCTGGGGTATGCAATATCCGATCGGGCAGTGGTATGAGGAACTCAAAAAACCGCCCCTGACTCCGCCCGGGATCGTGTTTGCTCCGGTCTGGACAGTTCTCTATACACTCATGGCTGTGGCTGCCTGGAGGATCTGGCATAAGTATCGCTTTCATCGCGCACCTTATGCCCTGTTGGCTTTTCTGTTCCAGCTGTTCTTGAATGGGATGTGGTCATATCTGTTTTTTGGCAAGCAATCCCCGGGGTTTGCGCTTATCGATTTGGTTTTGCTCTGGCTGGCTATTCTGACAACGATAATTCTTTTCTGGAAGCGCTCGCAACTGTCTGCTTTGCTCATGATACCGTACCTGGCATGGGTGAGTTTTGCTGGCTATCTCAATTTTTCGGTCTGGTACCTGAATCGCTGA